One window of the Peptostreptococcaceae bacterium genome contains the following:
- a CDS encoding type IV toxin-antitoxin system AbiEi family antitoxin domain-containing protein: protein MDRKKILEVMSNSNGIISTKEATNYGISRMALHRLKEQGAIRSVSRGVYCLNDEMPDTMLIIQIRCKRGTFSHETALYFHDLTDRTPSQHVMTVPANYNTTSLKDLPVKFRYVKPTLIDIGRKKMKTTQGNELYVYDIERTICDIIRNKASMDVNIVNSALRQYANSKKSKFSLLMIYAKKLQMEKKVHATMEVLF, encoded by the coding sequence ATGGATAGAAAGAAAATATTAGAAGTTATGAGTAATTCCAATGGGATTATTAGCACTAAAGAAGCCACGAATTATGGTATTTCACGGATGGCTCTCCACCGATTGAAGGAACAAGGGGCTATTCGATCGGTCTCTAGAGGAGTGTACTGCTTGAATGATGAAATGCCGGACACAATGTTAATCATTCAAATCAGATGCAAGAGAGGAACTTTTTCTCACGAAACAGCTCTCTATTTTCACGATCTTACTGATCGAACACCGAGTCAGCATGTGATGACAGTTCCTGCAAATTACAATACAACTAGCCTGAAAGATTTACCGGTAAAATTTAGATATGTGAAACCGACTCTTATTGATATCGGCAGAAAAAAGATGAAAACAACACAAGGAAATGAACTCTATGTGTATGATATCGAGAGAACAATTTGTGACATTATTAGAAACAAGGCAAGCATGGATGTCAACATCGTAAATAGTGCTTTGAGGCAGTACGCAAACAGTAAAAAATCGAAATTTTCACTTCTTATGATCTATGCAAAAAAGCTTCAAATGGAAAAGAAAGTGCACGCGACAATGGAGGTGCTGTTTTGA